The Naumovozyma dairenensis CBS 421 chromosome 3, complete genome genome has a window encoding:
- the SVP26 gene encoding Svp26p (similar to Saccharomyces cerevisiae SVP26 (YHR181W); ancestral locus Anc_5.57), whose product MILQLISYLGNIFGFVFLTLSIASGLYYISEIVEEHTEPTRRFLTRAIASIIILLFLLLVLDRFPVKLTLFSIASHVLYYRNLKKFPIISLSGPTFISSCIAVVLNHYLWFKYFNNNEIPPQFRFDPNYIPRRRANFTEVASFFAICIWFIPFALFVSLSASDYVLPTTTEMDNKKFDTEADESVTPKLKKRTIGLARVVINGIRKRIYSIARSFGYEIDPDYGRLL is encoded by the coding sequence ATGATTTTACAGCTCATCTCGTATCTAGGGAATATTTTCGGATTTGTCTTTTTAACATTATCAATAGCGTCAGGATTATATTACATTAGTGAAATCGTGGAAGAACATACAGAACCTACCAGAAGATTTCTTACACGTGCAATTGCATCTATAATTatacttttatttcttcttctagtACTAGACAGATTCCCCGTGAAACTAActttattttccattgCCTCTCATGTCCTTTATTACAGAAACTTAAAGAAGtttccaataatttcaCTAAGTGGGCCAACATTTATCAGTAGTTGCATTGCTGTAGTGTTGAATCATTACTTATGgttcaaatatttcaataacaATGAAATCCCTCCGCAATTCAGATTCGATCCAAATTATATTCCAAGAAGACGTGCCAATTTCACAGAAGTAGCATCATTTTTCGCAATCTGTATTTGGTTCATCCCATTCGcattatttgtttcattatcagCAAGTGACTATGTCTTGCCCACGACTACAGAGATggataataagaaatttgatACTGAAGCAGATGAATCCGTTACTCctaaattgaagaagagaacCATTGGACTGGCAAGGGTAGTAATTAATGGTATCCGTAAACGTATTTATTCTATAGCCAGATCTTTTGGTTATGAAATTGATCCAGATTATGGAAGATTACTATGA
- the RGD3 gene encoding Rgd3p (similar to Saccharomyces cerevisiae YHR182W; ancestral locus Anc_5.56), with amino-acid sequence MSRSESNTENQTRVVKYTLRTTFWSKDYITGINTFLNQIKNDNKILTTQLTTYSNFQNECWSKFIKSLSSSVSTSDGNNPILYLFYKKLSESDIDEVMTVSCLDPLRKVLKRNEEFLWVTENELKTKYDYFIKDFKSTKEAMVECEKRTEMLSNQYKTFPKDIEEVKKQEHDKEDEVQGEDEVGEKIKVNDNREISLERSDTADNSPFNITYPFELDTRLLFQTQVDFFTFLNKLKDTVPVEKRMISIPGLSNDGFQGSTLLHEIKKQDIKIDTSSFNMDRIGQIFIDLNIIQENSLNYFTVSSSRVLFANDSYYHWVGTTFKYITASLTTLTPSSSASSSIIRTNTVGTNSMEETHGRKKKTYGELEHDAIQTTTRSISSWFRKISMADGGEESDTDLLRGQLLQWEHKALKRFCKLEYSRIQLEKAIFENCKKYSALTEDLIATINQTHLAANHSIGGLIKIWDIDDSKRKSNYVHEFYGAKGGYLGFFSRDNCIPFNGWLTNSNHIEKKAFLFGHAIDDNILDSITLILRFIENGNNNQELRSKGYLLKHVYQSWRNDIDLIRVANLRRELLEEFMNNGFDNKKAIEKLTDTNHTNVNILINDWVGLIKLWLLELPNCLFSSSCYDNIMNIKIPITTESINSDSFNWMDELPPYNIKLILEFSKHFGWLTDHQVQGSDVVSDLFYDNMDIPLFHLFIRPLGLREPTHVVKLSPIICELFSNKMIYEKFKEKLKNEIEEKGNIPALNSDKKVVEPEPEVPSIVIKQGEEKKKKKVQSILNSLLKT; translated from the coding sequence ATGTCCCGATCAGAATCTAATACAGAAAATCAAACAAGAGTAGTAAAATATACTTTAAGGACAACATTTTGGTCGAAAGATTATATCACGGGGATTAATACATTTTTAAATCAgattaaaaatgataataaaattttaacTACGCAACTCACTACATATTCGAATTTCCAGAATGAATGTTGGTcaaaattcatcaaatcattatcatcttctgtATCCACATCGGATGGGAACAATCCAATACTGTATCTATTTTATAAGAAACTATCCGAATCAGACATCGATGAAGTGATGACAGTTTCATGTTTGGATCCATTGCGTAAAGTGTTGAAAAGGAATGAGGAATTTTTATGGGTAACTGAGAATGAACTAAAAACTAAATATgattatttcattaaagattttaaatCCACTAAAGAAGCTATGGTTGAATGTGAAAAACGTACTGAGATGTTATCTAATCAATACAAAACCTTTCcaaaagatattgaagaGGTAAAGAAGCAAGAACATGACAAAGAGGATGAAGTGCAAGGGGAGGACGAAGTAGGAGAAAAGATTAAAGTTAACGATAACAGGGAAATTTCTCTGGAGCGTTCTGATACGGCTGACAATTCACCATTTAACATAACCTATCCCTTTGAATTAGATACAAGATTACTTTTCCAAACTCAAGTTGACTTTTTTACTtttcttaataaattaaaggaTACGGTTCCAGTAGAAAAAAGAATGATATCAATTCCAGGATTAAGTAATGATGGATTTCAAGGAAGCACATTACTACATGAAATTAAGAAACAAGATATAAAAATAGAtacatcatcatttaatatgGACCGAATTGGCcaaatttttattgatttaaatattattcaagagaactcattgaattattttacTGTTTCGTCTTCAAGGGTACTTTTTGCTAATGATAGTTATTATCATTGGGTCGGTACTACTTTCAAATACATAACTGCTTCATTGACGACTTTAACACCAAGTTCATCTGCAAGTTCATCGATTATTCGAACTAATACAGTCGGTACAAACTCAATGGAAGAAACACAtggaagaaagaagaaaacatatgGCGAATTAGAACATGATGCAATTCAAACAACAACTAGATCTATCTCTAGTTGGTTTCGTAAAATAAGTATGGCAGATGGAGGTGAAGAAAGTGATACTGATTTACTAAGAGGACAATTATTACAGTGGGAACACAAAGCATTAAAAAGGTTTTGTAAGTTGGAGTACTCTAGGATCCAACTAGAAAAAGCAATCTTTGAGAATTGTAAGAAATATTCTGCACTGACGGAAGATTTGATCGCAACAATAAATCAAACTCATCTTGCTGCCAATCATAGTATTGGGGGTTTAATCAAGATTTGGGATATTGATGATTCGAAGAGAAAGTCTAACTATGTTCACGAATTTTATGGAGCTAAGGGCGGCTACCTTGGATTTTTTTCAAGAGATAATTGTATTCCATTCAATGGTTGGTTAACTAATTCAAatcatattgaaaaaaaggCCTTTCTTTTCGGGCATGcaattgatgataatattctCGACAGTATAACATTAATTTTGAGATTTATTGAGAATGGTAACAATAACCAAGAATTAAGGAGTAAAGGTTATTTGCTTAAACATGTTTACCAAAGTTGGAGGAATGATATTGATCTTATACGTGTTGCTAATCTTCGAAGAGAACTTCTCGAAGAATTTATGAATAACGGTTTCGATAATAAAAAGGCTATAGAGAAGTTAACAGATACAAACCATACTAAcgtaaatatattaattaatgattgGGTTGggttaataaaattatggCTTCTAGAGTTACCAAATTGCTTATTTTCATCGTCTTGTTACGACAATATCATGAACATTAAAATACCTATTACAACTGAATCGATAAATAGTGATTCTTTCAACTGGATGGACGAACTGCCGCCTTACAACATTAAATTAATTTTAGAATTCTCAAAACATTTTGGATGGTTGACAGACCATCAAGTACAGGGAAGTGATGTGGTCTCGGATCTATTCTATGATAATATGGATATACCACTGTTTCATTTGTTTATAAGGCCACTCGGGCTGAGAGAGCCAACTCATGTTGTCAAATTATCTCCAATTATATGCgaattattttccaataaaATGATTTACGAAAAGTTTAAAGAAAAGCTAAAAAACGAAATAGAAGAGAAAGGCAACATTCCAGCATTGAATAGTGACAAAAAAGTGGTGGAACCAGAACCAGAAGTCCCATCTATTGTGATTAAACAAGgggaagaaaaaaagaagaagaaagtaCAGTCAATACTGAACTCCCTGCTGAAGACATAG
- the GND1 gene encoding phosphogluconate dehydrogenase (decarboxylating) GND1 (similar to Saccharomyces cerevisiae GND2 (YGR256W) and GND1 (YHR183W); ancestral locus Anc_5.55), producing MSADFGLIGLAVMGQNLILNAADHGFTVVAYNRTVSKVENFLANEAKGKSIIGATSIEDFIAKLKRPRKVMLLVKAGAPVDALIKELVPHLEKGDIIIDGGNSHFPDSNRRYEELKEQGILFVGSGVSGGEDGARYGPSLMPGGAEEAWPHIKNIFQSISAKSDGEPCCDWVGPAGAGHYVKMVHNGIEYGDMQLICEAYDIMKRVGNFTDKEIGDVFETWNKGVLDSFLIEITRDILKFNDVDGKPLVEKIMDTAGQKGTGKWTAINALDLGMPVTLIGEAVFSRCLSAIKNERIRASKTLVGPTIPKDLIKDKKQFVDDLEQALYASKIISYAQGFMLIREAGKTYGWKLNNPAIALMWRGGCIIRSVFLAEITKAYREDPELENLLFHSFFSDAVTKAQSGWRKSIALATTYGIPTPAFSTALSFYDGYRSERLPANLLQAQRDYFGAHTFRVLPEAASETLPVDKDIHINWTGHGGNVSSSTYQA from the coding sequence atGTCTGCTGATTTTGGTTTAATCGGTTTAGCCGTCATGGGTCAAAACTTAATCTTGAACGCTGCTGACCACGGTTTCACTGTCGTCGCTTACAACAGAACCGTTTCTaaagttgaaaatttcttaGCTAACGAAGCTAAGGGTAAATCCATCATTGGTGCTACCtcaattgaagatttcattgctaaattgaaaagaccAAGAAAGGTTATGCTTTTAGTTAAAGCCGGTGCTCCAGTTGACGCTTTAATTAAGGAATTAGTCCCACATTTAGAAAAGGGTGATATCATCATCGATGGTGGTAACTCTCATTTCCCAGATTCTAACAGACGTTACGAAGAGTTGAAAGAACAAGGTATCTTATTCGTCGGTTCCGGTGTTTCCGGTGGTGAAGATGGTGCTCGTTACGGTCCATCTTTGATGCCAGGTGGTGCTGAAGAAGCTTGGCCTCATATCAAAAACATCTTCCAATCAATTTCCGCAAAATCTGATGGTGAACCATGTTGTGACTGGGTCGGCCCAGCTGGTGCAGGTCATTACGTTAAGATGGTCCATAACGGTATTGAATATGGTGATATGCAATTGATTTGTGAAGCTTACGATATCATGAAACGTGTTGGTAACTTTACTGACAAGGAAATTGGTGATGTTTTCGAAACTTGGAACAAGGGTGTTCTTGATTCTTTCTTAATTGAAATTACTAGAGATATCTTGAAGTTCAATGACGTTGATGGTAAGCCATtagttgaaaaaattatggaTACCGCTGGTCAAAAGGGTACTGGTAAATGGACTGCCATTAATGCTTTAGATTTAGGTATGCCAGTTACTTTGATTGGTGAAGCTGTCTTTTCTCGTTGTTTATCTGCTATAAAGaatgaaagaattagaGCCTCCAAGACTTTAGTTGGTCCAACCATTCCAAAGGATTTAATTAAGGATAAGAAGCAATTCGTTGACGATTTAGAACAAGCTTTATACGCTTCTAAGATTATTTCTTATGCTCAAGGTTTCATGTTGATCCGTGAAGCTGGTAAAACTTACGGTTGGAAATTGAACAACCCAGCTATTGCCTTAATGTGGAGAGGTGGTTGTATCATTAGGTCTGTTTTCTTAGCTGAAATCACTAAGGCTTACAGAGAAGATCCAGAATTAGAAAACTTATTATTCCACAGTTTCTTCTCTGATGCTGTCACAAAGGCTCAATCTGGTTGGAGAAAATCTATCGCTTTGGCTACTACCTACGGTATCCCAACTCCAGCTTTCTCCACTGCTTTATCTTTCTACGATGGTTACAGATCTGAAAGATTACCAGCTAACTTGTTACAAGCTCAAAGAGATTACTTCGGTGCTCACACTTTCAGAGTTTTGCCAGAAGCTGCTTCTGAAACTTTACCAGTCGATAAGGATATTCACATCAACTGGACTGGTCATGGTGGTAAcgtttcttcttctacttATCAAGCTTAG
- the SSP1 gene encoding Ssp1p (similar to Saccharomyces cerevisiae SSP1 (YHR184W); ancestral locus Anc_5.54), whose amino-acid sequence MVEDSENKQHTPLPFPDPPQYPLSSVQNLTQKEENGSIVNKCKNILSSLFEKTNYPDNNDTDEEDDKIRQLFPDENHDDSYSRRKIDGESQLQYLNVNDSSSSSNTFLTGNDQEITNFLHFPEPKSLPIRMSVNEDINESYLDRIKHLEVSKTKIPYSEPHSKVPGLFETFSLTTLQFKAVSLSTLKKRLENIYTKRKDLCKANKRFLNTLSHWSSSNLAIDTDSMTLIKEIDELFRQDLLFEHKIKEKLNNLTTSLEFVCKRENELIIQKKTLITDMKKYEKMRDKKGDFNQETQFLLEKVITSRRFFDSIKVHFQNAVSVTTRQLFKELAIEYYECCSDLKQHSGAFIENSLVTLERLNSEELMQTLEDLRRRRAHWVWQKLPEEQKKNPRNLENMRNGIYDCNDSLLKNIYKKLPEIYTPVPVASPEEPHLNFLNGYEETNSFISKEKNIGIIEATSPRKESGTTIPKNVENKPSNNAYSPSDKSSSFTKRQLRSKDTKISVLQPRPMTENDINKMRQGDDLPTSEFVQIFKAHKEELNKDPWRT is encoded by the coding sequence atggtCGAGGATTCGGAAAACAAACAACATACTCCATTACCTTTTCCAGACCCACCACAATACCCCTTATCATCAGTTCAAAATCTTACACAAAAAGAGGAAAACGGCAGTATAGTCAATAAATGTAAGAATATTCTGTCATCACTCTTTGAGAAAACAAACTACCCCGATAATAATGACACTGACgaggaagatgataaaataaGACAACTTTTTCCCGATGAAAATCATGACGATTCGTactcaagaagaaaaattgatgGCGAGAGCCAATTGCAATACTTGAATGTAAATGATTCTTCAAGTAGTTCAAATACCTTTCTCACGGGGAACGACCAAGAGATAACTAATTTCCTTCATTTTCCCGAACCTAAGTCTTTACCGATAAGAATGTCTgttaatgaagatattaacGAATCATATCTTGACCGGATCAAACATTTAGAAGTAAGTAAAACAAAGATACCTTACTCTGAACCTCATTCAAAAGTGCCAGGtttatttgaaacattCTCTCTCACAACATTACAGTTCAAAGCAGTATCATTATCAACTTTAAAGAAAAGgttagaaaatatttatacTAAAAGGAAAGATTTATGTAAAGCAAACAAAAGATTTTTAAACACTTTAAGTCATTGGAGTTCCAGTAATTTAGCTATTGATACTGATTCAATGACTTTAATAAAAGAGATAGACGAACTATTCAGACAAGATTTACTCTTTGAACACaaaataaaggaaaaattaaataatttgacGACATCGTTAGAATTTGTTTGTAAGAGggaaaatgaattaatcATCCAAAAAAAGACTCTAATAACagatatgaaaaaatatgagAAAATGAGAGACAAGAAAGGGGACTTTAATCAAGAAACCCAATTTTTATTAGAAAAGGTAATAACGTCACGAAGATTTTTCGATTCTATAAAAGTTCATTTCCAAAATGCAGTCTCTGTTACGACAAGGCAATTATTCAAAGAGCTTGCAATTGAATATTACGAGTGCTGTTCAGATTTAAAACAGCATTCCGGTGCGTTTATTGAGAATTCACTTGTAACTTTAGAACGCCTTAATTCTGAAGAACTGATGCAAACATTGGAAGACCTTAGAAGAAGACGTGCTCATTGGGTTTGGCAGAAATTACCAGAAGAACAGAAAAAGAATCCAAGAAACTTAGAAAATATGAGGAATGGAATTTATGACTGTAACGATTCTTTGctaaagaatatatacaAAAAGTTACCAGAGATTTATACCCCGGTTCCTGTTGCTTCACCTGAAGAACctcatttaaattttttaaacGGTTACGAAGAAACCAATTCTTTTATAtctaaagaaaaaaatattggtATCATTGAGGCTACTTCTCCACGAAAAGAATCAGGTACTACTATACCTAAGAATGTAGAAAATAAACCGTCAAATAATGCATATTCTCCCTCAGATAAGAGTTCCTCTTTTACGAAAAGACAACTTAGATCAAAGGATACAAAAATAAGTGTCCTTCAACCAAGACCAATGACAGAAAAcgatataaataaaatgcGCCAAGGCGATGATTTGCCGACAAGCGAATTTGTCCAGATATTTAAGGCCCATAAAGAAGAGTTGAATAAAGATCCGTGGCGTACATAG
- the PFS1 gene encoding Pfs1p (similar to Saccharomyces cerevisiae PFS1 (YHR185C); ancestral locus Anc_5.52), translating into MPPKKQSSHCNTLQTNEKILNIESSSNDDLPKTDHGIKRGRKFKRNIQKSPILETKNITELRIIREDTSDNEAIYIQQMQNEGSNNIFYPERSQQEVPSYNFVKESTNVHHANCYNGVTYFENKQYLNDISVGDYYNCSGETFPPWFNPRIVQNMSHKEKVNKWIEDIPIFEGGNGAWLSNCFDYDYSLDWEEEEFENFCKKSGVQISLVSQEDLLQLQSRKLDVLVRAFYEQEKEVANWDYNTSFPDKN; encoded by the coding sequence ATGCCACCCAAGAAACAAAGTTCACACTGTAATACTTTGCAAACTAACGAAAAAATACTTAATATTGAAAGCTCTTCCAATGATGACCTTCCAAAAACAGACCATGGAATTAAAAGAGGGAGAAAATTTAAGAGAAATATACAAAAGTCCCCCATTttagaaacaaaaaatataactGAATTAAGGATTATTAGGGAGGATACTTCTGACAATGAGGCAATTTATATTCAGCAGATGCAAAACGAAGGTTCaaacaatatattctatCCAGAAAGGTCTCAACAAGAAGTCCcatcatataattttgttaaGGAGTCAACAAATGTACACCATGCCAATTGCTATAATGGTGTTACATACTTTGAAAACAAACAGTATCTTAATGATATTAGTGTTGGGgattattataattgtTCTGGCGAAACTTTTCCACCCTGGTTTAATCCAAGAATAGTCCAAAATATGTCacataaagaaaaagtaaataaatgGATCGAAGatattccaatttttgAGGGAGGAAATGGAGCTTGGCTCTCCAATTGTTTCGATTATGATTATTCTCTTGATtgggaagaagaagaatttgaaaatttttgtAAGAAATCTGGCGTTCAAATCTCTTTAGTATCTCAAGAAGACttattacaattacaatCCAGGAAATTGGATGTACTGGTAAGAGCTTTTtatgaacaagaaaaagaagttgCCAATTGGGATTATAATACAAGTTTCCCAGATAAAAATTag
- the NDAI0C03520 gene encoding uncharacterized protein (Ty-like retrotransposon), with product MNNNQDVHNNLSEDVVMSDDVPNAFTTSGSAASEIPGNVPNNKDFQFNGQPEANRNIKLFLGKLKNHFLLKGVREDRRKIAFLVECLTDQALIWFDQAEKDQDLYALSYEEFVRIFTDHFTKEVDAFETFSELWNLGHCANATEHAQKFKSLVSGLKPGFASDELLCNIYVMRCQPDMRIQLMLNKPWPSLEHCMLRETTLEASINSIRRSINIPREDPLLVSNVQMNRGNYYNSTRRIIMKGNRIIIITITIITVIDLH from the coding sequence atgaacaacaatcaaGATGTTCACAACAATTTGTCTGAGGACGTAGTCATGTCTGACGATGTCCCCAACGCTTTTACTACATCTGGTAGCGCCGCGTCTGAGATCCCTGGTAATGTCCCTAACAACAAAGACTTCCAGTTCAATGGACAACCGGAAGCTAACAGGAACATTAAGTTGTTTTTAGGTAAGCTCAAGAACCATTTCCTATTGAAAGGAGTGAGGGAAGacagaagaaaaattgcTTTTTTGGTGGAATGCTTAACTGATCAAGCACTCATCTGGTTTGACCAAGCGGAAAAAGATCAAGATCTTTATGCTTTATCTTATGAAGAATTTGTCCGAATCTTCACTGATCATTTCACTAAAGAAGTTGATGCATTTGAGACTTTCTCGGAATTATGGAACTTAGGTCATTGTGCTAATGCTACTGAACATGCTCAGAAGTTCAAGTCTTTAGTTTCTGGTTTGAAACCTGGTTTTGCTtctgatgaattattatgcAACATTTATGTTATGCGATGTCAACCGGATATGCGTATCCAATTAATGCTTAACAAACCATGGCCAAGTTTAGAGCATTGCATGCTCAGAGAGACCACTTTAGAAGCGTCTATCAATAGCATTAGAAGGAGTATTAACATTCCAAGAGAAGATCCGTTGTTAGTCTCGAATGTCCAAATGAATAgaggaaattattataacaGTACTAGGCgtataataatgaagggaaatagaataataataattacaataacaataataacggTTATAGACCTGCATTGA